A single window of Nasonia vitripennis strain AsymCx chromosome 4, Nvit_psr_1.1, whole genome shotgun sequence DNA harbors:
- the LOC100119735 gene encoding cholesterol 7-desaturase-like — translation MIVEFCITGAFTGLIALVYFGFFHKIAWIRDLTVTTPKSSSLMVKYRININQTIKNLPPVYPNGWFGLLDSRKLKNGQVEHVAALGQNFAVFRTESGVARVIDAFCPHLGANMAEGGKVIGEELECHFHSWRFCGESGKCTTIPYSKTVPPNIKVKVWECVEVNGVIFVWHHAENVSPYWWPEQEEKIAKYKLQYQGQNEFYINCHIQDIPENGSDWAHLGAIHSSAMLPTDMFSGMMHHTWTNISWSTKSGIFQNETPDSSFSDQEKKEKHIAQITLQHTLVLFNKFPILQLKVQARQLGPGCVEIHLQSGFGPMFIVQTVTPVQPLIHRVTHSMYAPRYMSPYSKIVLIGESIMFERDVLVWNHKKYMHKPILLSEEKTIKAYRRWYQQFYSENSPTYESCKTSLEW, via the exons ATGATTGTCGAATTCTGCATTACCGGTGCGTTCACCGGACTCATCGCGCTAGTTTACTTTGGATTTTTTCACAAAATCGCCTGGATACGA gaTTTAACGGTTACAACTCCAAAATCTTCAAGTCTAATGGTAAAGTACAGAATCAACATAAACcaaactattaaaaatttgccaCCAGTTTACCCGAATGGTTGGTTTGGCCTGCTTGACAGtcgcaaattaaaaaatggccAAGTAGAACATGTAGCGGCGCTTGGTCAAAACTTTGCAGTTTTCAG aacCGAAAGCGGCGTAGCTCGAGTCATAGATGCCTTTTGTCCGCATTTAGGAGCTAATATGGCTGAAGGAGGCAAAGTTATAGGAGAAGAACTAGAATGTCATTTTCACAGCTGGCGTTTTTGCGGAGAATCTGGAAAATGTACGACTATTCCATATAGCAAAACTG tACCACCTAATATAAAGGTCAAAGTATGGGAATGCGTTGAAGTAAACGGAGTAATCTTTGTATGGCATCATGCAGAAAACGTTTCACCCTATTGGTGGCCAGAGcaggaagaaaaaattgcGAAATATAAATTGCAATATCAAGgacaaaatgaattttacatCAACTGTCACATTCAG GATATTCCTGAAAACGGTTCAGATTGGGCCCACTTAGGTGCAATACACAGTTCAGCTATGCTGCCAACGGACATGTTCTCAGGGATGATGCACCACACGTGGACCAACATATCCTGGTCAACAAAGTCGGGTATCTTTCAGAATGAAACACCTGATTCGTCCTTTTCagatcaagaaaaaaaagagaaacataTTGCTCAAATTACTCTCCAACATACCCTCGTTCTCTTCAACAAGTTCCCTATCCTGCAACTCAAAGTACAAGCTCGACAGCTAGGCCCCGGTTGTGTTGAGATCCACTTACAAAGCGGTTTTGGGCCCATGTTCATAGTGCAGACAGTCACTCCAGTGCAGCCACTTATTCATCGAGTCACGCATTCAATGTATGCTCCCAGATATATGTCTCCGTACTCAAAAATCGTCTTGATAGGTGAAAGTATCATGTTTGAAAGGGACGTACTAGTGTGGAACCATAAGAAGTATATGCATAAGCCTATACTGCTTAGTGAAGAGAAGACAATCAAGGCTTATCGTCGGTGGTATCAGCAATTCTACTCAGAGAACAGTCCAACGTACGAATCGTGCAAGACCTCTTTGGAATGGtag